The following coding sequences lie in one Leptospira neocaledonica genomic window:
- a CDS encoding ATP-dependent Clp protease adaptor ClpS, translating to MPNSPSIEETTTEDPVQIGGPWRVVLWDDNEHTYEYVIMMLIDVCKMTPEQAFSHAVEVDAQKKTVVFAGELEHAEHIQDLILNYGPDPLLPASKGSMSATLEG from the coding sequence ATGCCTAACTCACCCTCGATAGAAGAAACCACCACAGAAGATCCGGTGCAAATCGGGGGACCCTGGAGAGTGGTTTTATGGGATGATAATGAACATACTTACGAATACGTAATCATGATGCTTATCGATGTTTGTAAAATGACTCCAGAACAAGCGTTCAGTCACGCTGTAGAAGTAGATGCCCAAAAGAAAACTGTAGTTTTCGCAGGCGAACTCGAACACGCAGAACATATCCAAGATCTAATTTTAAATTACGGGCCGGATCCACTTCTTCCGGCTTCCAAAGGCTCCATGAGTGCGACGCTCGAAGGGTGA